The proteins below are encoded in one region of Rhododendron vialii isolate Sample 1 chromosome 7a, ASM3025357v1:
- the LOC131334845 gene encoding probable protein S-acyltransferase 12: protein MDLNLFKLCSGLKFLGYLMILLVAAIIVVSYYAVVILTWGPHLLQGGFNSFLSFAIISVFHFLLVMLVWCYFTVVFCDPGSVPENWKLVVEEGNSEEGSSMPLTDCVAPENLASALSSSDGMERRCGVRYCRQCENGKPPRCHHCSVCQRCVLKMDHHCIWVVNCVGARNYKFFLLFLLYTFLETTMNTLVLLPNFIRFFQEAKNHSASVGNLAIIFLAFVLNLAFALSLLCFVVMHASLLLSNTTSIEVYEKKKAVRWKYDFGRRKNFEQVFGTREVLWFFPLFSKNDLENIPALQGLDFPTHPDDEV, encoded by the exons ATGGATCTGAACCTGTTCAAGTTATGCTCCGGCCTCAAATTCTTGGGTTACTTGATGATCCTCCTCGTCGCCGCTATTATCGTTGTCTCCTATTACGCCGTCGTCATCCTTACTTGGGGCCCACACTTGCTTCAGGGTGGCTTCAATTCCTTCCTATCCTTCGCCATCATCTCTGTCTTTCATTTCCTG CTTGTAATGTTAGTGTGGTGCTATTTCACGGTGGTCTTTTGCGACCCTGGTTCTGTTCCTGAAAACTGGAAACTGGTAGTGGAAGAGGGGAATTCGGAGGAGGGTAGTTCAATGCCATTGACGGATTGTGTAGCGCCTGAGAATTTGGCATCTGCATTATCTTCTTCAGATGGGATGGAAAGAAGATGCGGTGTACGCTACTGCAGGCAATGCGAAAATGGCAAGCCTCCACGTTGCCATCACTGCTCTGTTT GCCAAAGATGTGTCCTTAAGATGGATCACCATTGCATATGGGTGGTGAATTGTGTTGGAGCACGTAACTACAAGTTCTTTCTCCTTTTCCTG CTATATACATTTCTGGAGACAACGATGAACACTTTAGTATTGCTGCCCAATTTCATAAGATTCTTCCAAGAAGCCAAGAATCATTCTGCCTCAGTAGGCAATCTTGCTATTATTTTCTTAGCATTTG TTTTGAATCTAGCTTTTGCACTGAGCCTTCTTTGTTTCGTAGTTATGCATGCATCTCTTCTGTTGAGCAATACCACTTCAATAGAG GTCTACGAGAAGAAAAAGGCTGTCAGGTGGAAGTACGATTTTGGCAGGAGGAAGAATTTTGAGCAG GTTTTTGGCACAAGGGAGGTGTTATGGTTCTTTCCTTTGTTCTCAAAAAACGATTTGGAGAACATACCTGCCCTTCAAGGCCTAGATTTTCCGACACATCCAGATGATGAGGTGTGA